Sequence from the Pirellulales bacterium genome:
GATCGGAATCATCGGCGCCACGGTGATGCCGCACAATCTCTATCTGCACTCGGCCTTGGTTCAGTCGCGACAATTGCAGTCGAACGATTCGTCGATTCGGCGTGCGATCAAGTTCAACACGCTCGATTCGGTGGTGGCGCTGACGGTGGCGTTTCTTGTAAACGCCGCGATCTTGGTTTTGGCGGCGATGGTGTTCTACGGCCACGACGCGAAGACTCTCGTCGCCGGAACGAACATCGACGAAGGGGATTGGATTCGCATCGCCTATCAGACGCTTTCGCCGCTCTTAGGCGCCGCCGCGGCCAGCGTGTTATTCGCGGTCGCCCTGTTCGCCAGCGGCCAAAGCAGCACGATCACCGGCACGCTGGCCGGCCAAGTGGTGATGGAAGGCTTCATGCACTGGCGAATTCGCCCCTGGCTGCGGCGGCTGATCACGCGGTCGCTTGCGGTTTGTCCCGCGGTCGTGATCGTCATCCTGCGGCCGCAAGCCAAGATCAACGACTTGCTGAACCTCAGCCAGGCGTTTTTGGCGCTGCAACTTCCGCTGGCGATGTTTCCCTTGATGCACTTCACCAGCAGCCGCAAACATATGGGCAAATACCGCATCGGCTGGTTTCTGCTGTCGGCCGGCTGGATCTGCTGCGTGCTGATTACGGTGCTCGACCTATACGGCTTGCCCGGCACGGTTCGCGAAGCGTGGAAAGTGGTGTCGGGAAATTGAGGACCGTTTCGGGCGGGGCCGTGCGTTGGACCACCGGCTCCGCAGGCCGCGCACCGGTTCGCGCAAACAAGCATTCCGCCGTCTCGATCAGCGTTCGAGCGCCCACGCTCGCAATTCAGCCGTTTCTAGCAATCGGGATGCGAGCAGCCGGTAGCCCTGCGTGAGCGGATGGCTGGCGTCGGCGTAGAGTTCGCTGGGAAGCGCATCGGGGACAACGGCTGCGACATGGTTCTCCGCCAGCCAGGAGACGATCGTCTTCTGCCAGTTGCGAAACGTCGGCCGTTGCTCGGCGGGAATCATGTGCTCGTTGAACGGACCGAGGATCACGAGTACGTCGTCGTTGCGGCTTTTCAAGATGCGAACGACGCGCTGGAATGCCTGCCATTGCAGCGAGTCTGGCGGTTCGACCCACTCGAACGGCGAGGGTTCGGCGCCGCCCGTGTTCCAGGGCTTGTGTCGGGCGCTGGTGGGGCCGCGCTGCGGATCGTTCGCCGGCTCGCCCGGCAAGCCGGCCGCCAAGGGCGCCAATGGATTGCGCCATGCGTTGACATACTTTGGCGGTTCGCTGCCGTCTTCTTCGAGGGTCCAATCGGCGATGCTTTTTTGATCGTAGTAGGCGGTTTGAAGATGGTTGGCCCAAGCGAAGAATGCGACATGGTTTTCGATCGCCGCGCTCAGCCGCGTTTCGGCGCCGGCCTTGTAGCACGGAATGCGCGGGTAAAATTGCGGAACCAGCCGCGAGTGATTGAACGCTTCTTCCTTTTGCGTGCTCAGATCGGCCTTGGGGCTCGTCATCCAGAGCAGATTGCAATGGACGATCACACGCCGGTTTCGCAATGCATCGCCGTAGTGTTCGATCAGTCCTTCCAGCGCCAAGGGAAAAAGTCCGTTGATGCCGCAATTGACGAAGCGATCGGAGCGGCTCGACTGCGCGTCGAGGAAATGCGAGAGCGTGCCGTCGGGGCGGACGTATTCGCCCCAGACGACCGAATCGCCGAGAATCGGAATCCGGGCGGCGCCGGCCGTTTGCTCCAGCCGCCGCTCGTAGAGCCAATAGTCGTCGCTCAACGCATAGGGCAGCCGGTAGTCGGCGTCGGCGTTCAGCGGTTCGAATCGCTGCCAGAGCCGCGGCGCCGCGACCACGGCAATAACCACGGTGGCCAGTGTTGCCAGCCATTCGCGAGCATTCAGCCGCATTTCGTTGACGCCGAACGGCGGCTGGCGCGGCGCGACGAGTGCCGCGAGCGCGTTTGGCGCTGAGTCTGCCGGCGCCGCGCCACCGAAAGCCGAGTTGCGGCTGGAAGTGCCGCGGTCGTTGCCAGACAAGGTCGAGTCGGTCGTCATTTCAAAACTGAAAGTAGATGAATGCCTGGCCGCCCGTGGAGCAAAGCCCGAGGTACAGCAACATGCTCGCCGCCAGCGCCACGCGAACGGGCGAATAGGCCAGCAGGTTGCGCACCCGCGATTCATAAAGCCATTGATAGAGCCACACCAGCGCGATCATGGCGACCATCAGGGCCGGGATCTGCGGGCTGGCCCACGCGCTGCCGAAAATCCGCCGCACGATGAGCGTTGCATCGGAGAGCGACGACGCCCGAAAGAAGATCCACGCGAAACACACGTACAAAAACACCCACGCTTGCTTGACCAGCAGCGGAACTCTTTGGCGGTAGAAGGGCGACCGCTCCAATTCGCGAGTCAGCATGATTCCCGCCGCATGGAGCAAGCCCCAAATGGCGAATGTCCATGCCGAGCCGTGCCAAATGCCCGACACGAGGAACACAATCAGCAGGTTGCGGTACGTGATTGCCGCTCCGCTCCGATTTCCACCGAGCGGGATGTAAACGTAGTCGCGGAACCACGTGGAAAGGCTGATATGCCAGCGCTGCCAAAACTCGGCGAGGCCCGACGCAAGATAAGGATTATTGAAATTCAGCACCAGATGGAAGCCGAGCATTCGGGCGATGCCACGGGCCATGTCGGTGTAGCCGCTGAAATCGAAGAAGATTTGCCAAGCAAAGGCCACCGTCGCGAGAACCAACTGCGTCGCGCCGAAGTTTGCCGGATTGTCGTACACCCGGTCGACCAACAGGGCCAAGTAATTTGCCAGCGCGACTTTCTTGAACAGCCCGACGAGAAACAGCGAAGCCCCGTCGGTCAGGTCTTCGAGCCGAAACGCCGGCGCCCGCTGAAACTGCGGCAACATCTGCTTGGCGCGCTCGATGGGGCCGGCCATCAGTTGCGGAAAGAAGCACACGAATGTCGCGAAGCGGAGGAAATTGCGCTCGCGGGGAATTTTTCCCAGGTAGAAGTCGATCGTGTAGCTCATCGATTGAAACGTGAAGAACGAGATGCCGACCGGCAATATGTATTCCCAGCCATGCGGCATCAACGTCGACGGATCGGCGAATTGAAATGAACTGTGCAACCAGATCAGCACTTGGTTCAGATTCTCGACCGCGAATCGGGCGTATTTGAAAAACAGCAGTAGCGCCAAGTTGTTGACAATGCTGATCAGCAGCCAAACGCGGCGGTTTTCGAGCCATGCTCCGGCCGCCATCAGACCCACCAGCGCACACGATGCGAGCAGCGTCGGCCGTAGCGACGGCGGCCCGAATGCGGCGGCGGCCGCCAGCGATGCGCTGAGCAGGAGCGAAATGGCAAACGCGATCTTCAGCAGCCGGTCGCTTGGTCCCCGAAGAAATCGAGCGAGCCGCCCTGCTTGTTGTGGCGGCGGCGGACAGCGGTCCAGCGGACAGCGGTCCATCAAAGTCACCAGCAGATAATCGAGCGCCGTCGAATAGATCACCAGCAGCAGGTAGTAGGGATTCCACCAGCCGTAGAAGAAATATGAGGCGGCCAGCAGCCAGGGGATCCAAAGCGGCGTTCGGCGCAGTGCGGAAAACACCGGCAGCACGACCAGCATGAATACCAGGAATGGCCAGGTGTGAAACAGCATTCGCCGGTTACTTCGCCGCTGCCGCGAGTTCGGCCAGTTCCGTCGCGCTTGCCCGCCGCACGCAACGAAAGCCGCAATAGTCGGTGGCAAAACAGGCGTCGGTATTGCCGGTGCGCTCGCCTTGCCGATACGTGACACGGCAGGCTTCCGGGCCCGATTTCCAATTGCCGCCGCGCATCACGCGCTTCACGTCCTTGCCTGGATCGGGCGGCCCCTTGGGATCGAGATGCGGACTGGTTTTGTAGTAGTTCGGATCGTAAACATCCTCGCACCATTCCGACACATTGCCATCCATGTCGTAAAGGCCCCAAGCGTTGGGCCGTTTCTGGCCGACCGGGTGCGTTTTGCGATCGCTGTTGTCGGCATACCAGGCGAATTGGCGGAGTTTATCCGGCGAACCGAAATCGAACGGCGCTCGCGAGCCGGCCCGAGCCGCATATTCCCATTCGGCTTCGGTCGGCAGACGATAGCCATTGGCCGAGTCGTCGCAATTCCACTCCGGCGTTTTTTCGTTGTAGCAAGGCGTGAGCCCTTCCAATCGCGAGCGCTCGTTGCAATATGCCTTGGCCTCGCGCCAGCGCACTCGCTCGACGGGGCCCCGGGGGTCCTCCTGCCAATGCGAAGGGTCGGGCAATTGGACGGCGGCGAACATTTCGTGCGTCACTTCATATTTGTCGATCAGAAATGGGCTGACGGCAACTTGATGCGGCGGAGCTTCATCGTCGTTGCCGTCGCTCGTGCCCATCGTGAATTCTCCGCCCGGCAAAGACACCATCTCGATTCCCGCCTTCGTAACCACGGGCCGACCGTCGCCGGCCGACGCGGATCCGCCGCTGCCCGCCCGCTGCTGACAACCGCCAAGCAGCGCAACGAACACCGCCGCTACATACGCAGCGCCTTTCGGCATTTTGGGCGCCACTGCCGGCTTCTCCAGCAGTGCCGCGGCCAAGCCGGTTGCACACGGCCGAAAGAGCCAAAAAACATACACGCATTGTCGGACCCGCCTGCGGTTCAGGCTCATGGCATTTACTCCTTGCCACGCGCTTTCGTCGTGAACCACATCGGTTCCTTATTGCTCGCGCCGTCGCTCGTTAGTTGGACCAGTTCGGCAGGCGTCGCCTTGTCGAGATCCAATATCCCCACATGTTCTGCGGGAACGGCAAAGATGTTCCAGTCTTTCGCATAGACGCCGATGATTTCGCATGCGGCCTGGAACGTTCCGCCTTTGCTCAGATCCCCTTCGCCATCCGGGCCGCGGCTGAAGGCGACATATCGGCCGTCGGGCGACCAGGCGATGTGATAAATCTTGTTCTTTTCGTCGCGGATGTGAAGTTGCCATTTGCCGACGGCCGGATGATCCGACTCGGTGTCGAGCAACGCCGTGTTCAGATCATGATCGCTCGAACCCCATGCAATATGCTTGCCGTCGGGGCTGACCGAGGGGCGGCAACCTGGAATCTTGAGATTGATAATCTGGTTTCCATCGGCTTCGATGGCGAGAATCGCATGGCTAAAGCCCATTCCGCCATGCACGGTGGACACGATCCATTTGCCGTTCGGCGCGAAACGCGGGTGGTAAAGATGCCGCAGATGGGCGCTGTTCGGATGCGGCTCGATTTTGCCGGTGGCGAGGTGATAAAACATCATCCCCTTCGTGTAATAATCGATCACGTCGAATTTCGGATATTCCTGCGGCAAATAGCCGATCACCTTGCCATCCGGCCGCCAGAACGGCTCGCGAGCATGATCGGCGATCTTGTGCCGGTCTTTCCCGTCGACATTCATGATCCACAGACTGCGAACCGCATCGCGGCCTTCGCCCGAATCGACCGTGTAGCAAATCTGTGTGCCGTCGGGAGAGACTTGCGGATAATGTTCGTTGACGTGCGGCGTGTTTGTCAGATCGATTTTGCCCGAACCATCGGCATTCATCACGAAGATATCGGAATTGCCATCGACATAAGCCTCCCAGGCAATCTTCAGCGGTTCGGCTTTCAATCGCTGGCGCAACGAGAGCGGTTCGTCGGCGCGGCCGATCGCAGCAATGAAAATCGCCATCGTTGCGAACACGCCGATTCGCAGGCCAATGGTCCGGCCCCGGCAAACTCGCGCTAGCACAACCGACGCGGCAGAAGCGAAGAACATGGTTTTATCCTTGTGCGAAGCGATCGGCGACAAAGCGAACCGCGGACAACGCCACGATCGGCAATCCAACGGCAAGCCGAACGGCGACAGGTCATTGTAGCGAGCGCCGCTTGCCGGCGAAACATGCTCGATCCGTCGGGCCGCGCGAGCCGCGCCGTGCCGCATGATGCCCCCAGAAGGTGGCCATACACCCTGATCGCGAATGCTGGAATTCGGCTCCGCGCGGTGGTACAAGAGATGCTTCCCATCCGCGCCTGAATTCTGTCGATCGACATCGGCCAATACGCGATCAACCATTGTGCGCGAGAATCATTGTGCGGCGAGAATCATTGTGCGGCGAATCATTGTGCGGCGAGAACGGTTTCACCGGGTCGCAGCCGTGCGCCCCTCGAAAGGAAGTTGTCATGCGACGTCTGACCATGCAGCTAATTGCAACACTCTTTTGGTTGTCGGCGGCGACTGCTCGGGCCGACGACTGGAAGCCTGCCGCTGCGCCGCTCATGACGCGCTGGGCCAAGGATGTGTCGCCGCAAAACGCCCTGCCCGAATATCCTCGTCCGCAAATGGTTCGAAAGGATTGGCTGAGCTTGAACGGCCTGTGGGATATCAAGTTGGTCGACGACGCGAACGTCGAAGCAGCCGACACCAAGATTCTCGTTCCGTTTCCGATCGAATCGGCTCTGTCGGGCGTGATGAAGCATAGCGACCACATGACGTATCGCCGCAGCTTCGACGTGCCGGCGGCCTGGCATGGCCGGCATGTGCTGTTGCATTTCGGCGCGGTGGATTGGGAAGCGACCGTATTGCTCAACGGCATGAAGCTCGGCACGCACCGCGGCGGCTACGACGGGTTTTCGTTCGACATCACGGCCGCGCTCAAGCCGGCCGGTCCGCAGGAGATTATCGTCGAAGTGTTCGACCCGACCGACAAAGGAAGCCAGCCGCGCGGCAAACAGGTAATTCATCCGGGCGGAATCATGTACACGCCCACTTCCGGCATTTGGCAAACCGTATGGCTCGAGCCAGTCGCGGAAAAACACATTGTATCGCTCGGCCTCGTGCCCGACGTCGACGGCGGCGCGCTTGATTTGACGCTGGGGATGAGCGTACCCGAGGATCTCACGGTCGAGGCCATCGCGAGCGACAGAGGCAAGCAAGTTAGCCGAGTCACCGGCCCGAGCGGCACAAAGCTCAAGCTAGCGGTTCCCAATGCGAAGCTGTGGACGCCCGACTCGCCGCATTTATACGACCTGCGCATTTCGCTGAAATCGGGCGGGCAGACGGTCGACGAAGTGACCAGTTATTTCGGCATGCGCAAGATCGCGATCGGCAAAGACCAGCGGGGCGTCGCGCGGATGATGCTCAACGGCAAGTTCGTATTTCAGGTCGGCCCGCTGGACCAAGGTTTTTGGCCCGACGGAATCTACACCGCGCCGACCGACGAGGCCTTGCGCTGGGACATCGAAATGATGAAAAAACTCGGCTTTAACTGCGCCCGAAAGCACGTCAAAGTCGAGCCGGATCGCTGGTATTACTGGTGCGACAAGCTGGGACTATTGGTCTGGCAAGACATGCCCGCGGGCGACAACAAAACCCCCGATTCGAAAAAGCAATTCGAAGTCGAGCTTCGGCGCTTGATCGCAGGACGCCGCGATCATCCGGCAATCATTATGTGGGTCGTTTTCAACGAGGGTTGGGGCCAGCACGACACCGAACACCTGGTCAATCTGGTGAAGGAACTCGATCCGAGCCGCTTGGTCGATAATGCCAGCGGCTGGACCGACAAGCACTGTGGCGACGTCGTGGATATGCACAATTATCCCGGCCCGGGTTCGCCGAAGCCGGAAGAAAATCGCGCCGCCGTGCTCGGCGAGTTCGGTGGTCTCGGGCTTCCCGTCGACGGCCACACCTGGAGCAAGAAAACGTGGGGCTATAAAGGCACCCAAAATATCGACGACCTGACGCGCGGCTACGAAAAGCTGCTCACCAAGGCGTGGGCCCTGAAAGACGATCCCGGCCTGTCGGCTTGCATCTACACCCAGTTGACCGACGTCGAAACCGAGTGCAATGGTCTGCTGACCTACGATCGGGAGATCAACAAAGTGATTCCGGATCGCGCGGCCGCGGTGGATTCCGGCCACTTACTCCGGCTCCGGTGATCAAAGAAGTGAGCCCGACCGGCAGTTGCCTCATTTGCGCCAGCGGCGTCGTTTGCCCGCAAAATGCCGCTTGCCGCGTGCGTCATGCGGCCGCCCGGTTCGTCATTGACGCGGCGCTTGCGTCACGGCAAATGCGCCGATTCGCATCAATCCGCATCGCGCCGGACGATTCGCCGATGAGCGATGACGAAATGACGCGAATGACGAACTCGCTTCGGGGGCCAACGCCGCCTAAACCGATTCAACCGGTCGAACTGATGATCTCCCCCAAGGGCGAAACGAAGTCTTCACCCCCCAAGAACGCGCGCGTTCTCCGCAACGAGTTTCGAAGCGAGCGCAGCGAAAGAATGCGAAAAACCTCGAACAAAACGGGTCTTTTCTCTCCGGTTCGCAC
This genomic interval carries:
- a CDS encoding MBOAT family O-acyltransferase, whose product is MLFHTWPFLVFMLVVLPVFSALRRTPLWIPWLLAASYFFYGWWNPYYLLLVIYSTALDYLLVTLMDRCPLDRCPPPPQQAGRLARFLRGPSDRLLKIAFAISLLLSASLAAAAAFGPPSLRPTLLASCALVGLMAAGAWLENRRVWLLISIVNNLALLLFFKYARFAVENLNQVLIWLHSSFQFADPSTLMPHGWEYILPVGISFFTFQSMSYTIDFYLGKIPRERNFLRFATFVCFFPQLMAGPIERAKQMLPQFQRAPAFRLEDLTDGASLFLVGLFKKVALANYLALLVDRVYDNPANFGATQLVLATVAFAWQIFFDFSGYTDMARGIARMLGFHLVLNFNNPYLASGLAEFWQRWHISLSTWFRDYVYIPLGGNRSGAAITYRNLLIVFLVSGIWHGSAWTFAIWGLLHAAGIMLTRELERSPFYRQRVPLLVKQAWVFLYVCFAWIFFRASSLSDATLIVRRIFGSAWASPQIPALMVAMIALVWLYQWLYESRVRNLLAYSPVRVALAASMLLYLGLCSTGGQAFIYFQF
- a CDS encoding SUMF1/EgtB/PvdO family nonheme iron enzyme is translated as MSLNRRRVRQCVYVFWLFRPCATGLAAALLEKPAVAPKMPKGAAYVAAVFVALLGGCQQRAGSGGSASAGDGRPVVTKAGIEMVSLPGGEFTMGTSDGNDDEAPPHQVAVSPFLIDKYEVTHEMFAAVQLPDPSHWQEDPRGPVERVRWREAKAYCNERSRLEGLTPCYNEKTPEWNCDDSANGYRLPTEAEWEYAARAGSRAPFDFGSPDKLRQFAWYADNSDRKTHPVGQKRPNAWGLYDMDGNVSEWCEDVYDPNYYKTSPHLDPKGPPDPGKDVKRVMRGGNWKSGPEACRVTYRQGERTGNTDACFATDYCGFRCVRRASATELAELAAAAK
- a CDS encoding glycoside hydrolase family 2 TIM barrel-domain containing protein gives rise to the protein MRRLTMQLIATLFWLSAATARADDWKPAAAPLMTRWAKDVSPQNALPEYPRPQMVRKDWLSLNGLWDIKLVDDANVEAADTKILVPFPIESALSGVMKHSDHMTYRRSFDVPAAWHGRHVLLHFGAVDWEATVLLNGMKLGTHRGGYDGFSFDITAALKPAGPQEIIVEVFDPTDKGSQPRGKQVIHPGGIMYTPTSGIWQTVWLEPVAEKHIVSLGLVPDVDGGALDLTLGMSVPEDLTVEAIASDRGKQVSRVTGPSGTKLKLAVPNAKLWTPDSPHLYDLRISLKSGGQTVDEVTSYFGMRKIAIGKDQRGVARMMLNGKFVFQVGPLDQGFWPDGIYTAPTDEALRWDIEMMKKLGFNCARKHVKVEPDRWYYWCDKLGLLVWQDMPAGDNKTPDSKKQFEVELRRLIAGRRDHPAIIMWVVFNEGWGQHDTEHLVNLVKELDPSRLVDNASGWTDKHCGDVVDMHNYPGPGSPKPEENRAAVLGEFGGLGLPVDGHTWSKKTWGYKGTQNIDDLTRGYEKLLTKAWALKDDPGLSACIYTQLTDVETECNGLLTYDREINKVIPDRAAAVDSGHLLRLR